In the genome of Helicobacter colisuis, one region contains:
- a CDS encoding tRNA dihydrouridine synthase: MLAPLAGYSDLPFREVVKKFGADITVSEMISVHALAFQNKKTIKMIEKSPLENPFALQIAGNDFQIIQRAVEFLNQFKDSIQILDLNCGCPAPKVSSHGSGSSLLKDLNKLVKILNLLRKTSLFPYLSVKVRLGFDKKIPLEIAKALSDSPIDYVVVHGRTKSDGYKKDKIDYDSIRIIKENIPHPLIANGEINSPETAKKVKEFTGADGIMIGRSAIEKPWIFTQIKNNLEESVALRKQVALEHFDRTIEFRGDYGAIMFRKNLHAYSKGLKGASEFRSKVNAITNPTTMREEILNFFSHSDFEN, translated from the coding sequence ATGTTAGCTCCATTAGCAGGCTATAGCGATTTACCTTTTAGAGAAGTTGTTAAAAAGTTTGGTGCAGATATTACTGTGAGCGAGATGATAAGTGTCCATGCTCTTGCTTTTCAAAATAAAAAAACCATTAAAATGATAGAAAAATCTCCCCTTGAAAATCCCTTTGCATTGCAAATTGCAGGGAATGATTTCCAGATTATCCAAAGGGCTGTTGAATTTTTAAATCAATTCAAAGATTCCATTCAGATTCTTGATCTAAACTGTGGCTGTCCTGCTCCAAAAGTCTCAAGTCATGGGAGTGGAAGTTCTTTGCTTAAAGACTTAAATAAGTTAGTTAAGATTCTAAATCTTTTAAGAAAAACTAGTCTTTTCCCTTATCTTAGCGTTAAGGTTCGTTTAGGATTTGATAAAAAAATCCCTTTAGAAATTGCCAAAGCTCTTAGCGATTCTCCTATTGATTATGTTGTGGTGCATGGCAGAACTAAGAGCGATGGTTATAAAAAAGACAAAATTGATTATGATTCAATTAGAATCATTAAAGAAAATATTCCTCACCCACTTATCGCAAATGGTGAAATTAATTCCCCAGAAACAGCAAAAAAAGTGAAAGAATTCACAGGGGCTGATGGTATTATGATAGGAAGATCTGCTATTGAAAAGCCATGGATTTTTACACAAATTAAAAATAATCTAGAAGAATCAGTTGCGCTAAGAAAACAAGTTGCCCTAGAACATTTTGATAGAACAATTGAATTTAGAGGGGATTATGGAGCCATTATGTTTAGAAAGAATCTCCACGCCTACTCTAAAGGACTAAAAGGTGCTAGTGAGTTTCGCAGCAAAGTCAATGCTATCACTAACCCAACTACTATGCGTGAGGAGATTTTAAATTTCTTTTCGCATAGCGATTTTGAAAATTAG
- a CDS encoding DUF5666 domain-containing protein, which yields MKIKKIITGLLAVGLFSLPAVADFDIDGQITQINDAKKTITIAGPSGNVEIQVFPYTELKGDDCGMFGAWDTHEKFSALKVGMFVSVDAIPQAQGMLGAKEIEWQCGRKAY from the coding sequence ATGAAAATCAAGAAAATTATTACAGGATTGTTAGCAGTGGGTTTGTTTAGTCTTCCAGCAGTGGCAGATTTTGATATTGATGGGCAAATTACTCAAATTAATGATGCTAAAAAAACAATTACAATTGCAGGACCAAGTGGAAATGTAGAAATACAAGTGTTTCCTTATACAGAGTTAAAAGGAGATGATTGTGGTATGTTTGGTGCATGGGATACTCATGAGAAATTTAGTGCTTTAAAAGTGGGAATGTTTGTGAGTGTTGATGCGATTCCACAAGCACAAGGTATGCTTGGAGCAAAAGAAATTGAATGGCAATGTGGTAGAAAAGCTTACTAA
- the glyS gene encoding glycine--tRNA ligase subunit beta codes for MTTTFLLEIGTQELPAIPLLTELPNIKPKFAKILEKYRLLCDFDFFYTPRRLVLIAKQFPITQKSQTLEFFGPPLNIAYKDDEPTQAALGFFKKCGITQQEATTLIKDGKEILYFKKESPQTPAQDLLQTITQEFLESLNFGKSMRWSNHRESFIRPISWILCLLNDTLIPLHLYGINSKSQTFIHRNISFDAKEVASFEDYFQVLQEGKIILKQDQRREKILQEIQAIQAQKGIKVEIDEGLLEEIVSITEYPTALFGEFSEYFLELPPPCIITSMKINQRYFATYKNEKLHNGFVMVSNSLSEKNQIIIEGNVKVLKARLEDALFFYHNDLKNGLNPEKLKEVTFVEGLGTMWDKAQRERQIIKILAPLYQTNFNSQDFGLTLEILDQASSLSKADLMSEMVYEFTDLQGIMGYYYANALGYESNVALAIKEQYLPNSEESPLPSNLISAFVALAYKLDNLLGLFSVKKIPSGSRDPFALRRAAIGIIKIILHFNLPFNLKKIFSLLAPLYRPFDLQQLESFILERLDSMLSFNVSLLRAVLATGERDLLQIYQKLSVLDSILKNQDKTLLTQTFKRVANITKEINLDSNLSIKTDKLLASEEIELYKAFCAYEEKSATLNYQEQLENLLALNPLLSRFFDKVLVNAPDEDFKNNRKNLIAKIYKAFLEIADIKEISF; via the coding sequence ATGACAACGACTTTTTTACTTGAAATCGGAACTCAAGAGCTTCCTGCAATCCCGCTTCTAACAGAGCTTCCAAATATTAAGCCTAAATTTGCAAAAATTTTAGAAAAATATCGCTTATTATGCGACTTTGATTTTTTTTACACACCAAGGCGTTTAGTTCTCATTGCAAAACAATTCCCAATTACACAAAAATCTCAAACACTTGAATTTTTTGGACCGCCTTTAAATATTGCTTACAAAGATGATGAACCAACACAAGCTGCGCTAGGTTTTTTTAAAAAATGCGGAATCACTCAACAAGAAGCCACCACTCTTATAAAAGATGGTAAAGAAATCTTATATTTCAAAAAAGAATCTCCGCAAACACCTGCACAAGATCTGCTCCAAACTATTACACAGGAATTTTTAGAATCACTAAACTTTGGAAAAAGTATGCGTTGGAGCAATCACAGAGAATCTTTTATACGCCCTATTTCTTGGATTCTCTGTTTGCTAAATGACACTCTTATCCCCCTTCATCTTTATGGCATAAACTCTAAAAGTCAGACTTTTATTCATCGTAATATCAGCTTTGATGCCAAAGAAGTTGCAAGTTTTGAAGACTACTTCCAAGTCTTACAAGAAGGCAAGATTATTCTCAAACAAGATCAAAGACGCGAAAAGATTTTGCAAGAAATCCAAGCTATCCAAGCCCAAAAAGGTATTAAAGTTGAAATTGATGAGGGGCTTTTAGAAGAGATAGTTAGTATTACTGAATACCCAACAGCACTTTTTGGTGAATTTAGCGAATACTTTTTAGAGTTACCACCACCTTGTATCATCACTTCAATGAAAATCAATCAGCGCTATTTTGCAACCTACAAAAATGAAAAACTCCACAATGGCTTTGTAATGGTTTCTAATAGCCTTTCAGAAAAAAATCAAATCATCATTGAAGGCAATGTTAAAGTTTTAAAAGCTAGATTAGAAGATGCACTCTTTTTCTACCATAATGACTTAAAAAATGGCTTAAATCCAGAAAAACTCAAAGAGGTTACTTTTGTTGAGGGATTAGGGACAATGTGGGATAAAGCCCAAAGAGAGAGACAAATTATCAAGATACTAGCACCGCTTTATCAAACAAATTTCAATTCACAAGATTTTGGGCTTACTTTAGAGATTCTAGATCAAGCCTCTAGCCTTTCTAAAGCAGATTTAATGAGCGAAATGGTCTATGAATTCACCGATTTGCAAGGTATTATGGGTTATTACTATGCCAATGCTTTAGGTTATGAGAGCAATGTCGCTTTAGCAATCAAAGAACAATACTTACCAAACTCTGAAGAAAGCCCACTTCCAAGCAATCTTATTAGCGCTTTTGTTGCCCTTGCTTACAAACTTGATAATCTTTTGGGATTATTTAGTGTCAAAAAAATCCCAAGTGGTTCTAGAGATCCATTTGCCCTAAGACGCGCAGCAATCGGAATCATTAAGATTATTTTACATTTTAACTTACCTTTTAATCTCAAAAAGATTTTCTCTCTTCTTGCACCACTTTATCGCCCTTTTGACTTGCAACAATTAGAAAGTTTTATTTTAGAGCGACTAGATTCTATGCTTTCTTTTAATGTTTCATTGCTTCGTGCGGTTTTAGCCACTGGAGAGAGAGATTTATTGCAAATCTATCAAAAGCTCTCTGTGTTAGATTCTATCCTAAAAAATCAAGATAAAACCCTATTAACACAAACTTTCAAGCGAGTAGCAAACATCACCAAAGAGATTAATTTAGATTCTAATCTCTCTATTAAAACTGATAAACTTTTAGCTAGTGAAGAAATAGAACTCTACAAAGCTTTTTGTGCTTATGAAGAAAAGTCTGCAACTTTAAATTACCAAGAACAATTAGAGAATCTCTTAGCATTAAATCCGCTTTTAAGTCGCTTTTTTGATAAAGTTTTGGTTAATGCGCCTGATGAAGATTTTAAAAACAATCGTAAAAATCTTATCGCTAAAATCTACAAAGCTTTCCTTGAAATCGCAGACATCAAAGAAATTAGCTTTTAG
- a CDS encoding mechanosensitive ion channel domain-containing protein has product MKKLLHLISLLFLFLTPLFAELKDDIQQIKQIDSQITKINNFLNHQNNIWMKKYSNYQAYQQVSFNLNQTKKEIQALQESPNTLENQTQLNNLKRNLIALQNQKDLLRHYKDAPFKELIEPNELEKTTNVTNPILIINALSRIKKNNEELGNLQKNYETLEENISQLRQKEQLLKNLLVLYETSKDKTKIQQICAANYCIFSSINQIYEEIKNTTNALKILENTKNIFATTLQIFSKEIEEVNNHLASQIKSQIIKGITIGVSILILLGIAFFIKLGVRKYIHDNERIYTTNKIINFLNISLIILILLFSYLDNVGYLVTVLGFASAGLAIAMKDLFMSVLGWIVIVVGGSVHAGDRIKVVKEGAVYVGDVLDISILRITLYEDITLTTYTENRRAGRVIFIPNNFVFTTMFSNYTHGGIKTVWDGIDFTITFDSDHAKACHIARECAKKYAKGYTESTRKQFNKLRDRYTFKNTNVEPRVFSLLEQNGIKISVWYLTNAYATLALRSTISSEIIDLILKEENIKIAYPSTTIYEGNKLSSTLPKTNGSIPLT; this is encoded by the coding sequence ATGAAAAAACTTCTGCATTTAATTTCTCTCCTGTTTTTATTTCTAACTCCGCTATTTGCAGAACTCAAGGATGATATTCAGCAAATTAAACAAATCGATTCACAAATCACAAAAATTAACAATTTTCTTAATCACCAAAATAATATTTGGATGAAAAAATATTCAAACTATCAAGCTTATCAGCAAGTGAGCTTTAATCTCAATCAAACCAAAAAAGAAATTCAAGCACTTCAAGAATCCCCAAACACACTTGAAAATCAAACTCAACTCAATAACCTTAAACGAAATCTCATAGCTCTCCAAAACCAAAAAGATCTGCTAAGGCACTACAAAGATGCGCCCTTTAAAGAACTTATCGAGCCTAATGAATTAGAAAAAACCACCAATGTTACTAATCCTATTTTGATTATTAATGCTCTCTCTCGTATCAAAAAAAATAATGAGGAGCTAGGGAATCTCCAAAAAAATTATGAAACTCTTGAAGAAAATATCTCGCAACTCCGACAAAAAGAGCAACTACTTAAAAATTTACTTGTTCTTTATGAAACTTCTAAAGATAAAACAAAGATTCAACAAATTTGTGCCGCAAATTACTGCATTTTTAGTAGCATCAATCAAATCTATGAGGAAATCAAAAACACCACCAATGCATTAAAAATCCTAGAAAATACCAAAAATATTTTTGCCACAACTTTACAAATTTTTTCTAAAGAGATTGAAGAAGTCAATAATCATCTAGCCTCACAAATCAAATCCCAGATCATTAAGGGAATTACAATTGGTGTTAGCATTTTAATTCTTTTGGGAATTGCTTTTTTTATCAAACTTGGAGTGCGCAAATACATTCACGATAACGAAAGAATCTACACCACAAACAAAATCATTAATTTTTTAAATATTTCCCTTATTATCCTTATTTTACTTTTTTCCTATTTAGATAATGTGGGTTACCTTGTTACTGTGCTTGGATTTGCCTCTGCTGGTTTGGCTATTGCAATGAAAGATCTTTTTATGTCTGTTTTGGGCTGGATTGTTATTGTTGTGGGTGGTTCTGTGCATGCAGGCGATAGAATCAAAGTCGTCAAAGAAGGGGCTGTGTATGTAGGCGATGTGCTTGATATTTCAATTTTACGCATTACCTTATATGAAGACATCACACTCACAACTTATACCGAAAATCGCCGAGCTGGGCGTGTCATTTTTATCCCTAATAACTTTGTTTTTACCACTATGTTTTCAAACTACACCCACGGAGGAATCAAAACCGTTTGGGATGGTATTGACTTTACTATTACCTTTGATTCAGATCACGCTAAGGCTTGTCATATCGCTAGAGAATGTGCAAAAAAATACGCCAAAGGATACACAGAATCCACAAGAAAACAATTCAATAAATTGCGCGATCGCTACACCTTTAAAAATACCAATGTAGAACCACGCGTATTTAGTCTTTTAGAGCAAAATGGGATTAAAATATCTGTATGGTATCTCACCAATGCCTATGCCACTCTAGCTCTTAGAAGCACCATAAGCTCTGAAATTATTGATCTTATTTTAAAAGAAGAAAATATCAAAATTGCTTATCCAAGCACCACAATTTATGAGGGCAATAAACTCTCTAGCACATTGCCTAAAACCAATGGCTCAATCCCACTTACATGA
- a CDS encoding methyl-accepting chemotaxis protein, producing the protein MKIFKTIRSKIIALIVVFLAVLLGLVHFNLNRGLENIVEDSFRKELNKLNAMLFEGLEVAMNTGDPIIIGSFIEGSKKVPGIVNMEVFPAKNVIELMGLDKEYTNKQEILDVFASKEELLRPYEANKDKGYLMAKPIIAEESCLMCHATSQIGDVLGVAEMQVSSKELVENSNVIKYKIVFYIVLVGIILLLLLLFFINRWVFYPISNLSNMAYDLSQGDGDLTKRLPAKNGNEISRANSYINDFIEKIGNMVSNAKELSHQNIAQANRLFVASKEINERIGKSVEVVQNSTKLGKNIESMLSDSMELVQRNTHNIQETTKQLLQTKEMLIQVANDVQENVNAEHHIADGLAMSAQETDKIKDVLSIISEIADQTSLLALNANIEAARAGEAGRGFAVVADEVRKLAERTQKSLSEINAVVNTIIQSISDSNSAMSDNVQKISRVSDSSMDSTRILESNVKALEGSVQASLETMQKMQDLFSNVSEVLKQVGEVEKLTQENTQSVDLINEITQEISEKANGLNDQLDSFKC; encoded by the coding sequence ATGAAAATATTCAAAACAATTCGATCTAAAATTATTGCGCTTATTGTAGTATTTTTGGCAGTGCTTTTGGGGTTGGTGCATTTTAATCTCAACAGGGGGCTAGAGAACATTGTAGAAGATAGCTTTAGAAAGGAGCTAAACAAACTTAATGCAATGCTTTTTGAGGGATTGGAAGTGGCTATGAATACAGGAGATCCCATAATTATAGGTAGCTTTATTGAGGGATCTAAAAAAGTTCCTGGAATTGTGAATATGGAAGTTTTTCCTGCTAAAAATGTTATTGAACTTATGGGGCTTGATAAAGAATATACAAATAAGCAAGAAATTTTAGATGTTTTTGCTAGTAAAGAAGAATTGTTACGACCTTATGAAGCTAATAAAGACAAGGGTTATTTAATGGCAAAGCCAATTATCGCAGAAGAGTCTTGTCTTATGTGTCATGCTACTTCGCAAATAGGCGATGTGCTTGGAGTTGCTGAAATGCAAGTTTCAAGTAAAGAATTAGTTGAAAATTCTAATGTTATAAAATATAAAATTGTATTTTATATAGTGTTAGTGGGTATTATTTTATTATTGTTGCTTTTGTTTTTTATTAATCGTTGGGTTTTTTATCCAATTTCTAATTTATCTAATATGGCTTATGATCTCTCTCAAGGCGATGGGGATTTAACTAAGCGTTTGCCTGCAAAAAATGGCAATGAAATATCTAGAGCAAATTCTTATATTAATGATTTTATAGAAAAAATTGGAAATATGGTTTCAAATGCTAAAGAGTTAAGTCATCAAAACATTGCTCAAGCCAACAGGCTTTTTGTGGCTTCTAAAGAGATTAATGAAAGAATAGGGAAGTCTGTAGAAGTAGTCCAAAATAGCACCAAGCTTGGGAAAAATATTGAGAGTATGCTAAGCGATTCGATGGAATTGGTGCAAAGAAATACTCACAATATCCAAGAAACAACTAAGCAGCTTTTGCAAACAAAAGAAATGCTTATCCAAGTAGCTAATGATGTGCAAGAAAATGTTAATGCAGAGCATCATATTGCAGATGGATTGGCAATGAGCGCACAAGAAACAGACAAAATCAAAGATGTTTTGAGTATAATTTCTGAAATTGCTGATCAAACAAGCTTATTGGCACTTAATGCTAATATTGAAGCAGCACGGGCTGGAGAAGCAGGCAGGGGATTTGCTGTAGTGGCTGATGAGGTAAGGAAACTAGCAGAAAGAACGCAAAAAAGCTTGAGTGAAATTAATGCAGTTGTGAATACTATTATTCAGTCTATTAGCGATTCTAATAGTGCAATGAGCGATAATGTTCAAAAAATTAGCAGGGTTTCTGATTCTTCTATGGATAGCACTAGAATCCTTGAAAGTAATGTTAAGGCTTTGGAAGGTTCTGTGCAGGCATCTTTGGAGACAATGCAGAAAATGCAAGATCTCTTTTCTAATGTAAGTGAAGTCTTAAAACAAGTAGGAGAAGTAGAAAAACTTACACAAGAAAATACACAAAGTGTAGATTTGATTAATGAAATTACGCAAGAAATTTCAGAAAAAGCAAATGGACTAAATGATCAGCTTGATTCTTTTAAATGCTAA
- a CDS encoding AAA family ATPase has product MQKFKTLYFGIFTLIFAIVIFIVFVLKDNAILISTTHLDKILQDSLPTQAKIKGDYLYFNLDGKNYKIAKDTIDLKSFGQTIPLEITQENGILENFALFLLALLLMLVILFFLTKPQKNPQNNSQKDSDYQKQARAIASEAFLLHNIKPITSHLGFEDVAGISEAKEELKEIVDYLRFPKKYQDFGVKLPKGVLLVGPPGVGKTLIAKALAGEAKVPFYYQSGASFVQIYVGMGAKRVHDLFTKAKLNAPAIIFIDEIDAVGKARGGMRNEERETTLNQLLTEMDGFEDSSGIIVIGATNNIESMDEALLRSGRFDRRIFIELPNLQERIKILKVHTRDKNCDFNYEEVAKLCVGFSGAALASLVNEAALFAIKRNSNIIQKEDILNVRDKVIVGIRKKLSYDEKEKEILAYYQAAKAFSAYWFEIPFEKITLMSNTLKYLDKELLSKNELENQIKIHLSGIAALELLYNESYSYAKDDLNEAKKLAHKMVESYGMGELLLGSEKDMVRILEDCKNDRLSFFKNYKYLLEKIQKELLTKEKLEYHEIRDLIHAEL; this is encoded by the coding sequence ATGCAGAAATTTAAAACCCTCTATTTTGGAATTTTTACCCTAATATTTGCAATTGTTATCTTTATTGTTTTTGTTCTAAAAGACAATGCTATCTTAATTAGCACAACCCATCTAGATAAAATACTCCAAGACTCCCTACCCACACAAGCAAAAATCAAAGGAGACTATCTTTATTTTAATCTTGATGGCAAAAACTATAAAATTGCCAAAGACACGATTGATTTAAAAAGTTTTGGACAAACAATACCTTTAGAAATTACGCAAGAAAATGGTATTTTAGAAAATTTTGCTTTATTTTTGTTAGCGTTGTTATTGATGCTTGTAATTTTATTCTTTTTAACTAAACCCCAAAAAAACCCACAAAACAACTCCCAAAAAGATTCTGACTATCAAAAACAAGCACGAGCTATTGCTTCTGAAGCCTTTCTTTTGCATAATATTAAGCCCATTACTTCTCATCTTGGCTTTGAAGATGTAGCAGGAATCTCAGAAGCCAAAGAAGAGCTAAAAGAGATTGTAGATTATCTAAGATTCCCAAAAAAATACCAAGATTTTGGCGTGAAACTCCCCAAAGGCGTGCTTTTAGTAGGACCCCCTGGTGTTGGGAAAACACTCATCGCAAAAGCATTAGCAGGAGAAGCAAAGGTTCCCTTTTATTACCAAAGTGGTGCAAGTTTTGTGCAAATTTATGTGGGAATGGGTGCTAAGAGAGTGCATGATTTATTTACCAAAGCCAAACTCAACGCACCTGCGATTATTTTTATTGATGAAATTGATGCCGTTGGCAAGGCGCGTGGTGGAATGCGTAATGAAGAGCGCGAAACCACACTCAACCAACTCTTAACAGAAATGGATGGTTTTGAAGATAGTAGCGGAATTATTGTCATTGGGGCGACTAACAACATAGAATCAATGGACGAAGCTCTACTTAGAAGCGGAAGATTTGATCGACGAATTTTTATAGAATTACCCAATTTGCAAGAACGCATTAAGATTTTAAAAGTGCATACAAGAGACAAAAATTGTGATTTTAACTATGAAGAAGTCGCTAAGCTTTGCGTGGGGTTTAGTGGAGCTGCACTTGCTTCTTTGGTCAATGAAGCGGCACTTTTTGCTATCAAGCGAAACTCTAATATTATCCAAAAAGAAGATATTTTAAATGTTCGCGATAAGGTAATTGTAGGGATTAGAAAAAAATTAAGCTATGATGAGAAAGAAAAAGAAATCCTAGCGTATTATCAAGCCGCAAAGGCGTTTAGTGCTTATTGGTTTGAAATTCCTTTTGAAAAAATTACTTTAATGAGCAATACTCTAAAATACCTTGATAAAGAGCTCTTAAGCAAAAATGAGCTGGAAAATCAAATCAAAATTCATCTATCTGGAATTGCTGCATTAGAGTTACTTTATAATGAAAGCTATTCTTATGCTAAAGATGACTTGAATGAAGCCAAAAAATTAGCTCATAAAATGGTAGAATCTTATGGTATGGGAGAATTATTGCTTGGTAGCGAAAAAGATATGGTAAGAATACTAGAAGATTGCAAAAATGATCGCCTAAGTTTCTTTAAAAACTATAAGTATCTTTTGGAGAAAATCCAAAAAGAACTCTTAACTAAGGAAAAATTAGAATACCACGAAATTAGAGATTTAATCCATGCAGAATTATAA
- a CDS encoding sensor histidine kinase: MLEWNENYSIGILIFGILVAITWLLLFFVFNYRKILQDKTKLETTLTEKQEKIKILSEELAMQLEYEVAKRIHSDHLSEYLFENSLNPIVIAKYSKAERFEILKYNQSALEILNIKAMKECFLELFGGLESQNFVLSKINEALEHKKKQNFKTIIKNERKNLPVIVSVHAFVYEGKKALYFAFVDISEIVELEQKLRNRQAMLIQKSKMEEMGKMLGNIAHQWKQPLNSLYLLCQNLKEMRQYGELDEERFEKYIKIMSEQIRFMSKTIDEFREFFRPSKDMERFGAYEAIKNILELFYQLIDKRITIELNIDEKASILASKNEFQQIIVVLLDNAIDAIKARFLKNEIDEGKIVISCDKDQKNKLCFLKIRDNGGGISEEIGKKIFESYFTTKENGSGIGLAMVFVILEKMGGSISYSNCKDGVEFQIKMPFARDDINL; encoded by the coding sequence ATGCTAGAGTGGAATGAAAACTATTCAATTGGAATCTTAATCTTTGGAATTTTGGTTGCGATAACTTGGCTTTTGTTATTTTTTGTTTTTAATTATAGAAAAATCTTGCAAGACAAAACAAAGCTAGAAACAACACTAACAGAAAAGCAAGAAAAAATCAAAATCTTAAGTGAAGAATTAGCTATGCAGCTTGAATATGAAGTAGCTAAGAGAATACATAGCGATCATTTATCAGAATATTTATTTGAAAATAGTTTAAATCCTATTGTGATTGCAAAATATTCTAAAGCAGAAAGGTTTGAGATTTTAAAATACAATCAAAGCGCATTAGAAATCTTAAATATAAAAGCAATGAAAGAATGTTTTTTGGAGTTATTTGGGGGCTTAGAATCGCAAAATTTTGTTTTATCAAAGATTAATGAAGCATTAGAACACAAAAAGAAACAAAATTTTAAAACTATTATAAAAAACGAGCGCAAAAATTTGCCTGTGATTGTTTCGGTTCATGCTTTTGTTTATGAAGGCAAAAAGGCATTATATTTTGCTTTTGTAGATATTTCAGAGATTGTGGAATTAGAGCAGAAATTGCGCAATAGGCAGGCTATGTTGATACAAAAAAGCAAAATGGAAGAAATGGGAAAAATGCTTGGAAATATCGCGCATCAGTGGAAGCAGCCACTTAATTCACTTTATTTATTGTGCCAAAATCTTAAAGAAATGAGACAATATGGAGAGCTTGATGAAGAGAGGTTTGAGAAGTATATTAAAATTATGTCTGAACAAATTCGATTTATGTCAAAAACTATTGATGAATTTAGAGAATTTTTTAGACCATCAAAGGATATGGAGAGATTTGGGGCTTATGAGGCAATTAAGAATATTTTAGAGTTGTTTTATCAGCTTATAGACAAAAGAATTACAATAGAACTTAACATAGATGAAAAAGCGAGTATTTTGGCTAGTAAAAATGAATTTCAGCAAATTATTGTAGTGCTTTTGGATAATGCTATTGATGCGATTAAAGCGAGGTTTTTAAAAAATGAGATTGATGAGGGGAAGATTGTGATTTCTTGTGATAAAGATCAGAAAAATAAACTTTGTTTTTTAAAGATTAGAGATAATGGTGGTGGTATTAGCGAAGAGATAGGAAAGAAAATTTTTGAGAGTTATTTTACAACTAAAGAAAATGGTAGTGGGATTGGACTTGCCATGGTTTTTGTGATTTTGGAAAAAATGGGTGGCAGCATTTCTTATAGCAACTGCAAAGATGGGGTGGAGTTTCAAATCAAAATGCCTTTTGCTAGAGATGATATAAATTTGTAA
- the mtaB gene encoding tRNA (N(6)-L-threonylcarbamoyladenosine(37)-C(2))-methylthiotransferase MtaB: protein MQKPKVFFKTFGCRTNLFDTQVMIHSLKDFSQTPYEEDSDIIVVNSCTVTNGADSGIRNYINRLQNEGKKIFFTGCGVKTQGQELLQKGLIIGAFGHSYKESINEILKRTQNFYLEGDLESLDRNIISDFIGKSRAFIKIQEGCDFACSYCIIPSVRGKARSFEKNKIINQITKLTQNGFSEFILTGTNMGSWGKDLNESLTNLLESICAIPEVKRLRLGSLEPSQITQDFLDFLEHPKIEKHLHIALQHTSPFMLKLMNRQNTFEKDLELFNALAKKGFALGSDFIVGHPQESQKIWEEALNNFVLFPLTHLHSFIYSPRAGTFSASLKEIVSGDISKIRKKQIESKVAENNFAFRKKLSKDNKPLNVLIEEVKSNENSYLASGFDEYYNKIQITSKTPLTKDSWITIPHFIPQMDKNYAEI from the coding sequence ATGCAAAAACCTAAAGTATTTTTTAAAACCTTTGGTTGTCGCACCAACCTTTTTGATACGCAAGTTATGATTCATTCCCTAAAGGATTTTTCGCAAACCCCTTATGAAGAAGATTCAGATATTATTGTAGTGAATTCTTGCACTGTTACTAATGGCGCTGATAGTGGAATTAGAAACTACATTAATCGCCTTCAAAATGAGGGTAAAAAAATCTTTTTTACCGGTTGCGGTGTGAAAACTCAAGGACAAGAATTATTGCAAAAAGGACTTATTATCGGTGCTTTTGGTCATTCTTATAAAGAATCAATCAATGAAATTTTAAAGCGCACCCAAAATTTTTATTTAGAGGGTGATTTAGAGAGTTTAGATCGCAACATTATTAGTGATTTTATTGGTAAAAGTCGTGCTTTTATCAAGATTCAAGAAGGTTGTGATTTTGCATGTTCTTATTGTATTATTCCTAGTGTAAGGGGAAAAGCAAGAAGTTTTGAGAAAAATAAAATTATCAATCAAATTACTAAACTTACACAAAATGGCTTTAGCGAATTTATCTTAACTGGCACTAATATGGGGAGTTGGGGTAAAGATTTAAATGAAAGTTTAACTAACCTCTTAGAATCAATTTGCGCAATTCCAGAAGTCAAACGACTGCGCCTAGGGAGTCTTGAACCCTCACAAATCACACAAGATTTTTTAGATTTTCTAGAACACCCAAAGATTGAAAAACACCTACACATTGCACTACAACATACTTCTCCTTTTATGCTAAAGCTTATGAATCGCCAAAATACTTTTGAAAAAGATTTAGAGCTTTTTAATGCCTTAGCCAAAAAAGGCTTTGCATTAGGAAGTGACTTTATCGTTGGACACCCACAAGAAAGCCAAAAAATTTGGGAAGAAGCTTTAAATAACTTTGTTTTATTCCCCCTTACACATCTTCATAGCTTTATTTATAGTCCTAGAGCAGGGACTTTTTCAGCTTCACTAAAAGAAATAGTTTCTGGAGATATTTCAAAAATCCGCAAAAAACAAATCGAATCCAAAGTTGCAGAAAACAATTTTGCTTTTAGGAAAAAACTCTCAAAAGACAATAAGCCTCTCAATGTCTTGATTGAAGAAGTAAAAAGCAATGAAAATTCTTATCTTGCTAGTGGTTTTGATGAATATTACAACAAGATTCAAATCACTTCTAAAACCCCATTAACCAAAGATTCGTGGATTACAATACCACACTTTATACCACAAATGGATAAAAACTATGCAGAAATTTAA